A genomic segment from Aegilops tauschii subsp. strangulata cultivar AL8/78 chromosome 1, Aet v6.0, whole genome shotgun sequence encodes:
- the LOC109761977 gene encoding RHOMBOID-like protein 2 has product MATHGVQLALFDEQSNHSKSVYNPVGASDNSWTDSDCPTWRVQARRTVCPTPPARGPAKLVASRGTKTSSARRVAVYCLPEPRRARAGTRFGTRPEPRSTVRPAQHPLSAGHGMPTRPRPCSRARPKAKPRPPHAAEATHHLPPRHLSPGRLASPPTFSTTPLPLPVSTRPQPIRAVAPGTQLATRQLARPSYVVGAMAGSRRDADRKEKAPPAAPPQQQPGREEEREWVPWIVPVFVAANVALFAVAMYANNCPAHARGRRKCVGAGFLRRFAFQPLSQNPLLGPSSATLQKLGALVWDKVVHEHQGWRLVTCIWLHAGVVHLLANMLSLVLVGLRLEQQFGFVRVGVIYLVSGVGGSVMSSLFIRDNISVGASGALFGLLGAMLSELFTNWTIYTNKAAALVTLLFVIAVNLAIGILPHVDNFAHIGGFLTGFLLGFVLLMRPHYGWAQRYVLPSSVKDVGRKFLAYQWALLAVASVLVVVGLAVGMAMLFRGVNGNEHCQWCHYLSCVPTARWSCGK; this is encoded by the exons atggCAACACACGGCGTCCAGCTAGCATTATTcgacgagcagtcaaatcattcCAAAAGTGTTTACAACCCCGTCGGGGCAAGTGATAACTCGTGGACGGATAGTGACTGCCCGACATGGCGAGTGCAGGCACGGCGCACCGTATGCCCGACGCCTCCCGCGCGCGGGCCGGCCAAACTCGTGGCGTCGCGCGGCACGAAAACTAGCTCAGCCAGAAGGGTCGCCGTTTACTGTCTCCCGGAACCacgtcgcgctcgcgccggcacCAGATTCGGCACGCGGCCAGAACCACGTTCCACCGTCAGGCCAGCACAGCACCCACTGTCAGCAGGCCACGGCATGCCAACCCGCCCCCGCCCGTGCAGCCGTGCTAGGCCCAAAGCTAAACCGCGTCCACCCCACGCGGCTGAGGCAACGCACCACCTGCCGCCGCGCCATTTATCACCcggccgcctcgcctcgcctcccACCTTTTCCACCACCCCGCTGCCGTTACCAGTCTCCACGAGACCGCAGCCAATTAGAGCCGTTGCTCCAGGAACGCAGCTCGCCACGCGACAGCTCGCCCGCCCGTCGTACGTCGTGGGCGCCATGGCCGGCTCGCGGCGCGACGCGGACCGGAAGGAGAAGGCCCCGCCGGCGGCGCCGCCGCAGCAGCAGCCGGGGCGCGAGGAGGAGAGGGAGTGGGTGCCGTGGATCGTGCCGGTCTTCGTGGCCGCCAACGTCGCCCTGTTCGCCGTGGCTATGTACGCCAACAACTGCCCCGCGCACGCGCGCGGCCGCAGGAAGTGCGTCGGCGCGGGGTTCCTCCGCCGCTTCGCCTTCCAGCCGCTCAGCCAGAACCCGCTCCTCGGGCCCTCCTCCGCCAC ATTGCAGAAGCTGGGCGCGCTCGTGTGGGACAAGGTGGTGCACGAGCACCAGGGGTGGAGACTCGTGACCTGCATCTGGCTCCACGCCGGCGTCGTCCACCTGCTTGCCAACATGCTCAGCCTCGTGCTCGTCGGGCTCAGGCTCGAGCAGCAGTTCGGATTCG TGAGAGTCGGCGTCATCTACCTCGTCTCCGGCGTCGGGGGCAGCGTGATGTCGTCCCTGTTCATCAGAGACAACATCTCCGTGGGCGCCTCCGGTGCGCTCTTCGGGCTCCTCGGAGCCATGCTCTCAGAGCTCTTCACCAACTGGACCATCTACACCAACAAG GCGGCGGCGCTGGTGACGCTGCTGTTCGTGATCGCGGTCAACCTGGCGATCGGCATCCTGCCGCACGTGGACAACTTCGCGCACATCGGGGGGTTCCTCACGGGGTTCCTGCTCGGGTTCGTGCTGCTCATGCGCCCGCACTACGGCTGGGCGCAGCGCTACGTGCTGCCGTCCTCCGTCAAGGACGTCGGCCGGAAGTTCCTGGCCTACCAGTGGGCTCTGCTCGCCGTGGCCTCGGTCCTGGTCGTCGTCGG GCTGGCGGTTGGGATGGCGATGCTCTTCCGAGGGGTGAACGGCAACGAGCACTGCCAGTGGTGCCACTACCTCAGCTGCGTGCCTACCGCCAGATGGAGCTGCGGGAAATGA
- the LOC109761953 gene encoding COP9 signalosome complex subunit 1, whose translation MDVEDELPTAPAPADGGESSHALVSGDQFDVEAYAAQYSGRTRVARLLFIAEKCGSEQMRLDALRLAYDWALKGEDTALHRDVSAKIAGRLGPRYAADQPWSDAVERRALLRKDKLDSELNVYRTNLIKESIRMGYNDLGDFHYAQGHLSDAFKSYIRTRDYCTTSKHVVQMCLNVILVSIELGQFMHVSNYVIKAEQTPDDMDPITAAKLRAAAGLAYMETNKYKLAARKFIETGSELRSNYSEVIAPQDVAVYGALCALASFDRSELKSKVIDNYNFRNFLELVPEVRELVNDFYASRYGSCLGYLEKLKSNLLLDMHLHGHIETLYKDIRHKAIIRYTFPFISVDLNLMAVAFQTSVSLLEKELAALITDNKIQARIDSHNKILYASHADQRNATFQRALQTGNEFERDVKSMLLRANLLKHEFSQKAAERKV comes from the exons ATGGACGTCGAGGACGAGCTCCCGACCGCCCCCGCGCCCGCGGACGGCGGAGAGTCCTCGCACGCGCTGGTGTCCGGGGACCAGTTCGACGTGGAGGCGTACGCGGCGCAGTACTCGGGGCGCACGCGCGTGGCGCGGCTCCTCTTCATCGCCGAGAAGTGCGGGTCGGAGCAGATGCGGCTGGATGCGCTCCGGCTGGCCTACGACTGGGCCCTCAAGGGCGAGGACACGGCTCTCCACCGCGACGTCTCCGCCAAGATCGCCGGCCGCCTCGGCCCCCGCTACGCCGCCGACCAGCCCTGGTCCGACGCCGTCGAGCGCCGCGCCCTGCTGCGCAAGGATAAGCTTGACAGCGAGCTCAACGTCTACAGG ACCAATCTGATCAAAGAGAGTATCCGGATGGGCTACAATGACCTTGGTGATTTCCACTATGCTCAAGGCCACCTTTCAGACGCCTTCAAGAGCTATATCAGGACCCGCGATTACTGCACTACCTCGAAGCATGTTGTTCAGATGTGCTTGAATGTCATACTTGTTAGCATTGAGCTGGGGCAGTTTATGCACGTCTCAAATTATGTCATCAAGGCGGAGCAGACCCCAGACGACATGGATCCTATTACTGCCGCCAAGTTGCGAGCTGCTGCTGGATTAGCCTACATGGAAACAAACAAGTACAAACTTGCTGCCCGGAAG TTTATAGAAACAGGATCAGAGCTGAGGAGCAACTATTCTGAAGTTATAGCTCCACAAGATGTTGCTGTCTATGGTGCACTATGCGCGCTTGCTTCTTTTGATCGCTCAGAGCTGAAG AGCAAAGTTATTGACAACTACAATTTTCGCAATTTTTTGGAGTTGGTGCCTGAAGTAAGGGAGCTGGTAAATGATTTTTATGCAAG CCGCTATGGGTCATGTCTGGGATATCTTGAGAAGCTGAAGTCAAACCTGCTGCTGGATATGCATCTGCATGGGCATATAGAAACTCTGTACAAGGACATTCGACACAAAGCCatcatacggtacactttcccaTTCATATCTGTTGATCTCAACTTGATGGCTGTTGCCTTCCAGACCTCCGTGTCCCTGCTAGAGAAAGAGCTGGCAGCGCTTATCACTGATAACAAAATACAG GCTCGTATCGACTCGCACAACAAGATTCTGTACGCAAGTCACGCCGACCAAAGGAACGCAACTTTCCAGCGTGCACTGCAGACTGGCAATGAGTTTGAGAGGGATGTCAAGTCCATGCTTCTGAGGGCGAACCTTCTCAAGCACGAGTTCAGCCAGAAGGCAGCAGAAAGGAAGGTGTGA